From Arcticibacter tournemirensis, one genomic window encodes:
- a CDS encoding ATP-binding protein yields the protein MRYFYEEIPTLHVISAGSLLEFAMQKEHSFPVGRVEFLYLHPLNFQEYLQASGKHSLLEQLQQVPVKAFAHQTLMDVFHRYAIIGGMPEVVKTDIEKRSLSDLSIIYESIWGTYKSDVEKYTSNDTERKIIKHLMDTAPVYLDERIKFQGFGNSSYRSREVGEAFRTLNDAKIVRLIYPTTDMHPPLKSDLKKAPRLQFLDTGLVNHNLNIQAEMLAMDDLNSAYKGAVIPHLVTQELISLQSISAHTPNFWVREKAQSSAEVDLLYTYNKLVIPIEIKSGSTGSLKSLHQFIEAADHPPSGYMVAP from the coding sequence TTGCGCTATTTTTATGAAGAAATACCAACGCTTCATGTTATTAGCGCAGGTTCACTTTTGGAATTTGCCATGCAGAAAGAGCATAGCTTTCCGGTAGGCAGGGTCGAATTTTTATATCTCCATCCGCTGAATTTCCAGGAATATCTGCAGGCTAGTGGAAAGCACTCCCTGCTGGAACAATTGCAGCAGGTTCCGGTAAAAGCCTTTGCTCATCAAACCTTAATGGATGTCTTTCATCGTTATGCGATTATTGGCGGTATGCCTGAGGTAGTAAAAACCGACATTGAGAAACGCAGCCTTTCGGATTTATCAATTATCTATGAGAGCATTTGGGGTACCTATAAAAGTGATGTAGAAAAGTACACTTCAAACGACACAGAAAGGAAAATTATTAAACATTTAATGGATACGGCACCGGTATACCTGGACGAGCGCATCAAGTTTCAGGGCTTTGGGAATTCCAGTTACCGGTCAAGAGAGGTAGGAGAGGCGTTCAGGACCCTTAACGATGCAAAGATCGTGCGTTTGATTTATCCCACCACGGACATGCACCCGCCATTGAAGTCTGATTTAAAGAAAGCGCCACGTTTGCAGTTTCTGGACACCGGCCTGGTCAATCATAACCTAAACATCCAGGCTGAAATGCTCGCGATGGATGATTTGAACAGTGCCTACAAAGGTGCGGTTATCCCTCATCTGGTGACCCAGGAGCTGATATCCCTTCAAAGTATTTCGGCGCATACACCCAATTTCTGGGTGAGAGAAAAAGCCCAGTCCAGTGCGGAAGTGGATTTACTGTACACTTATAACAAGTTGGTTATCCCGATAGAAATCAAATCAGGCAGTACAGGCAGTTTAAAGTCGCTCCATCAGTTTATTGAAGCAGCAGACCATCCGCCATCCGGATATATGGTGGCGCCTTAA
- a CDS encoding RagB/SusD family nutrient uptake outer membrane protein produces the protein MRSILINGSTFALGITLMFNTGCKDYLDQIPDNRITIEEVFQKKEPSEQYLANVYSYIPDESNQWTDNPWWGNSDEADITWTKYNIYRLNILNYSPGATIFDKWGTYYNGIRAATYFINHIDGNTEILSLAGQVLIDQYKAEARFLRAYYYFLLMRQYGPVVLVGDKDMAPDASAASLQLPRSTFDECVEYVSSELDQAARVLPLVPSIAGVPNQTQLGRATVGMALAVKSRLLLYAASPLYNGNTEVTNFKNSEGVPLISQTSDVNKWKKAVDAAKAVIDLGIYNLYKEPGNNAQKSYEDIFLVAGNSEQIFVRPNNNQVELEVHSTPRSAGGWNGVGATQEQVDAYFMNDGKPINESSLYSETGFTTVNGVQVSNMYLNREPRFYASILYNNTVWRLGNMNAAGTINFFRSGPNGSAGHATDWTRTGYLVRKNVSPETNSGANSANRAFKRPQVHFRLGEIYLNYVEALNEYDPTNPDIVRYLNYIRERAGIPQYGPGTNQLPVPANQVEMRQRIRAERRVELAFEGHRWFDIRRWKIAPQVMGNMHGMDISKDGNDFYKRVVASTHLFRSPASYWFPISQYEIDRATLVIQNPGW, from the coding sequence ATGAGATCTATATTAATAAATGGGAGCACCTTTGCATTAGGCATTACATTAATGTTTAATACAGGCTGTAAAGATTATCTTGACCAGATACCCGATAACCGCATTACCATAGAGGAGGTATTTCAGAAAAAAGAACCTTCGGAGCAGTACCTGGCAAACGTTTACAGTTACATTCCCGATGAAAGTAATCAATGGACCGATAATCCATGGTGGGGTAATTCAGACGAGGCAGATATCACGTGGACAAAATATAATATTTATCGCTTAAACATATTAAATTACAGTCCCGGTGCGACGATCTTCGATAAGTGGGGGACATATTATAATGGCATACGGGCGGCGACCTATTTCATAAATCATATTGATGGAAACACGGAAATTCTGAGCCTTGCAGGACAAGTATTAATTGATCAGTATAAAGCAGAAGCACGTTTTCTCAGGGCCTACTATTATTTCCTACTAATGCGTCAGTACGGGCCAGTGGTTTTAGTTGGAGACAAGGATATGGCTCCAGATGCTTCTGCAGCCAGTTTGCAACTGCCCAGAAGTACTTTTGATGAATGCGTGGAATATGTAAGTAGCGAACTTGACCAGGCTGCCAGGGTTCTACCACTTGTGCCTTCCATTGCGGGAGTTCCAAACCAAACACAGCTCGGAAGAGCAACCGTAGGAATGGCCTTAGCAGTGAAATCCAGACTATTGTTGTATGCTGCAAGTCCTTTATACAATGGGAACACAGAAGTAACGAATTTTAAAAACAGTGAAGGAGTTCCATTAATAAGTCAAACATCCGATGTCAATAAGTGGAAAAAGGCTGTGGATGCAGCAAAAGCCGTAATTGATCTCGGTATTTACAATTTGTATAAGGAACCGGGAAATAATGCGCAAAAGTCATATGAAGATATCTTCCTGGTAGCAGGAAACAGCGAGCAGATTTTTGTGCGGCCTAACAATAATCAGGTAGAGCTGGAAGTTCATTCAACTCCCCGGTCGGCCGGGGGCTGGAATGGGGTGGGAGCAACTCAGGAACAAGTGGATGCTTACTTCATGAACGATGGTAAGCCGATTAATGAATCATCTCTCTATTCAGAAACTGGATTCACAACTGTAAATGGAGTTCAGGTATCAAATATGTACCTGAATCGCGAGCCGAGGTTTTATGCCTCGATTCTGTATAATAATACTGTCTGGAGACTCGGAAATATGAATGCTGCAGGCACTATCAACTTTTTCAGGTCTGGCCCTAATGGTTCAGCCGGGCATGCTACCGATTGGACAAGAACAGGATATCTGGTTAGAAAAAATGTGAGTCCTGAAACCAATAGCGGAGCAAATAGTGCCAACAGAGCATTTAAACGGCCTCAGGTTCACTTCCGGCTTGGAGAGATTTATCTGAATTATGTGGAAGCGTTGAATGAATATGATCCGACTAACCCGGATATTGTAAGGTATCTTAATTACATCAGAGAGAGAGCGGGGATTCCTCAATATGGCCCGGGAACAAATCAACTTCCAGTTCCAGCCAATCAAGTGGAAATGCGCCAAAGAATAAGAGCTGAACGAAGAGTGGAACTTGCTTTTGAAGGTCATAGATGGTTCGATATCAGACGCTGGAAAATTGCACCGCAAGTAATGGGGAATATGCATGGAATGGATATTAGTAAAGATGGAAATGACTTCTATAAAAGAGTAGTTGCCAGTACTCACCTTTTCCGTTCTCCTGCATCCTATTGGTTTCCCATCAGCCAATATGAAATAGACAGAGCAACACTTGTCATTCAAAATCCAGGTTGGTAA
- a CDS encoding DUF3472 domain-containing protein → MLKSILTRICFLVFTVSAKVLMANGSDSTIILPLGGNAWVNSPAVITDTGVSNWSEQGNVPVIYFRITKPQQLDLSLKLQVPSGKSRIKVTIGEKEFIKQVSATSPEIIHVGSITPGKGGYIKAELHGIHKTGPVFANVSEMIISGVHADNEVIYVKNGSSFYFCRRGPSVHLNFHIPENLKNDVRWFYSEISVPLGMDKEGSYFMADGFSQGYFGMQVNSKSERRILFSVWSPFETENPESIPDSMKIRLLKKGPTVHAQDFGNEGSGGQSFMRYSWEAGKTYGFLLGAEPDTAAGSTIFTAYFKDLSLGKWFLVARFERPKTLSYLSQLHSFLENFIPENGNLVRIAYYKNQWIAGKNGEWHELNQITLTADAAARNKLRADYAGGTKDGQFYLMNCGFFDQFIPFDQVFERPLYSEKPIVDFNKLP, encoded by the coding sequence ATGCTAAAATCGATTTTGACACGTATTTGCTTTTTGGTTTTTACAGTCTCCGCAAAGGTACTGATGGCAAACGGCTCAGACTCGACAATTATATTGCCTTTAGGTGGGAATGCCTGGGTGAACAGTCCGGCTGTTATTACAGATACAGGAGTATCAAACTGGAGTGAGCAGGGCAATGTTCCGGTGATTTATTTCAGGATAACGAAACCCCAGCAATTGGATTTATCCTTAAAACTACAGGTGCCTTCGGGCAAAAGCCGGATCAAAGTTACGATCGGGGAAAAGGAATTTATAAAGCAGGTTAGCGCAACCAGCCCTGAAATTATTCATGTTGGCAGTATAACACCCGGAAAAGGTGGTTATATAAAAGCCGAGCTTCATGGCATCCATAAAACCGGACCTGTGTTTGCCAATGTTTCTGAAATGATCATTAGCGGTGTTCATGCTGATAATGAAGTAATTTATGTAAAGAATGGTAGTTCATTTTATTTCTGCAGGCGCGGTCCGTCGGTACATCTTAACTTTCATATCCCTGAAAACCTTAAAAATGATGTAAGGTGGTTTTATAGTGAGATATCTGTGCCGCTCGGAATGGATAAAGAAGGCTCTTATTTTATGGCGGATGGATTTAGCCAGGGATATTTTGGCATGCAGGTGAACAGCAAATCTGAACGACGGATATTGTTTTCTGTCTGGAGCCCGTTTGAAACTGAAAATCCGGAAAGTATTCCGGACAGCATGAAAATAAGGTTATTGAAAAAAGGTCCCACTGTCCATGCCCAGGATTTTGGTAACGAAGGTTCCGGAGGCCAGAGCTTTATGAGGTACTCCTGGGAAGCCGGCAAAACGTATGGCTTTTTGTTAGGTGCAGAGCCCGATACTGCCGCCGGTTCAACCATCTTTACGGCCTATTTTAAAGATTTAAGTTTAGGCAAATGGTTTTTGGTCGCCCGTTTCGAACGCCCTAAGACACTTAGCTATCTGTCTCAATTACATTCCTTTCTTGAGAATTTTATTCCGGAAAACGGTAACCTGGTGAGAATTGCTTACTATAAAAACCAATGGATTGCAGGAAAGAACGGAGAATGGCATGAGCTTAACCAGATTACACTTACCGCAGATGCTGCAGCACGGAATAAATTGAGGGCTGATTATGCCGGCGGAACAAAAGACGGGCAGTTTTATCTGATGAATTGTGGCTTTTTTGATCAGTTCATTCCTTTCGATCAGGTTTTTGAACGCCCCTTGTATTCGGAAAAGCCTATTGTCGATTTTAATAAGTTGCCTTAA
- a CDS encoding alpha-N-acetylglucosaminidase yields the protein MYLKKHLSIAILSALAFFLLPFNPAKASDGPNIPEIQALINRVTHGRASEFNLQPITAAVDTFYLANEDNKIAIKASSTIAMAKGFNYYLKNICHVSVTWYAADSVIMPAVLPKAFTPAGERCRFDNRFFLNYCTFGYTTVWWKWNHWQHFIDWMAMNGINMPLAITGQEYIWQRVWRKFGMTDEQSRAFFTGPVHLPWQRMGNLDRWQGPLPQSFIDGQFELQKKILTRERALGMHPILPAFAGHVPKDLKKKYPDIKLTNLGSYDTGAENDAYFLDPMDPLFVKIQKEYLSEQQKLWGTDHYYGADPFNEMDPPSWEPSFLAKTAASIYGGMKAIDPKAVWIQMGWTFYYDRKHWTNPRLEAMIKAVPQNHMMILDYFCEQTEVWRITDGFFNAPYIWCYLGNFGGNTQLAAPVLKTAKLLSATEDDPNHRQMTGIGSTLEGFGVNEFMFEWLFDYAWNTGAKDPANWIKKYAESRCGHNDPVITAAWTKLLPVIYNSDVSDVGLGNIIQSKPMLKGNGGYTWLGKYNYQALANIFPQFLLADSASKANPNYTRDLAMLEKQVLVNLAVSLRDSVGRAYHSKNQQLFNKYTGLFLDLCDDVDRITATQHELLLGAWIKEARDFGSTPEEKNYYEKNARLLITTWGGEGNGITDYAAKDWSGMISTYYKGRWTLFFNELRKTIDTGKEPDMDAFDKQRAAFDWKWVNTNQSQQPFKWNTTGNTYSVVVDIYKKWAPYL from the coding sequence ATGTATTTAAAAAAACACCTCTCCATCGCAATTCTTTCAGCTCTTGCATTTTTTTTGTTACCGTTCAACCCCGCTAAAGCCAGTGACGGCCCTAATATCCCTGAAATTCAGGCTTTAATAAATCGTGTAACCCATGGCAGAGCGAGTGAATTTAATTTACAGCCTATAACAGCTGCTGTTGATACTTTTTACCTTGCTAATGAGGATAACAAAATAGCTATTAAAGCAAGCAGCACCATTGCCATGGCTAAAGGGTTTAACTACTATCTGAAAAACATTTGCCATGTCTCTGTAACCTGGTATGCTGCAGATTCAGTAATAATGCCTGCAGTTCTTCCAAAAGCATTTACTCCGGCTGGTGAGCGTTGCCGTTTTGATAATCGTTTCTTTTTAAACTATTGCACTTTTGGCTATACCACGGTTTGGTGGAAGTGGAACCATTGGCAGCATTTCATAGACTGGATGGCCATGAACGGGATTAACATGCCTTTGGCTATAACCGGGCAGGAATACATCTGGCAACGCGTTTGGCGTAAATTTGGAATGACGGATGAACAATCGCGCGCATTTTTTACCGGCCCTGTGCATTTACCCTGGCAGCGTATGGGTAACCTTGACCGCTGGCAGGGGCCACTGCCGCAAAGCTTTATAGATGGACAGTTCGAGCTTCAGAAAAAAATACTGACACGCGAGAGGGCCTTAGGAATGCACCCCATTTTGCCGGCTTTTGCAGGGCATGTGCCAAAAGACCTGAAAAAGAAATATCCTGATATTAAACTCACTAATCTTGGCTCTTATGATACAGGCGCAGAAAACGACGCTTATTTTCTTGACCCGATGGATCCGCTTTTTGTTAAAATACAAAAGGAATACCTGAGTGAACAGCAAAAGCTTTGGGGCACAGACCATTATTACGGGGCAGATCCTTTTAATGAGATGGACCCGCCAAGCTGGGAGCCATCATTCCTGGCAAAAACAGCGGCATCCATTTATGGCGGTATGAAAGCCATAGACCCTAAAGCTGTTTGGATACAGATGGGCTGGACATTTTATTACGACCGTAAACACTGGACCAACCCAAGATTAGAAGCCATGATCAAAGCTGTTCCGCAAAACCACATGATGATACTGGACTATTTTTGCGAGCAAACCGAAGTGTGGCGCATAACGGACGGCTTTTTTAATGCACCATACATCTGGTGTTACCTCGGAAACTTTGGGGGCAATACGCAGTTAGCCGCTCCGGTTTTAAAAACTGCTAAACTTTTAAGTGCAACAGAGGACGACCCAAACCACCGGCAAATGACAGGCATCGGCTCAACGCTTGAGGGTTTTGGCGTAAATGAATTTATGTTCGAGTGGCTATTTGATTACGCATGGAATACCGGTGCCAAAGACCCGGCCAATTGGATAAAAAAATATGCTGAAAGCCGCTGCGGGCATAACGACCCGGTAATTACAGCTGCCTGGACAAAGCTGCTTCCGGTGATTTATAATTCTGATGTTTCGGATGTAGGGCTTGGTAATATCATACAATCCAAACCGATGTTAAAAGGGAATGGAGGCTACACGTGGCTGGGAAAATACAATTATCAGGCATTGGCTAATATTTTTCCGCAATTCCTGCTTGCCGATTCAGCATCAAAGGCCAATCCTAACTATACACGAGACCTGGCTATGCTGGAGAAGCAGGTGCTGGTGAACCTCGCTGTGTCCTTAAGGGATTCTGTTGGCAGGGCATACCATTCGAAAAATCAGCAATTGTTTAATAAATACACCGGATTGTTTCTTGACTTGTGCGACGATGTGGACCGTATAACAGCTACTCAGCACGAATTGCTATTAGGTGCATGGATAAAAGAGGCCCGCGATTTCGGCTCAACGCCAGAAGAAAAAAACTATTACGAAAAAAACGCCCGCCTGCTGATAACCACCTGGGGAGGAGAAGGCAACGGTATAACCGATTATGCAGCAAAAGATTGGTCGGGAATGATCAGCACTTATTATAAAGGTCGCTGGACGTTGTTCTTTAATGAACTACGTAAAACCATTGATACCGGCAAAGAACCAGACATGGACGCCTTTGATAAGCAACGCGCCGCTTTTGACTGGAAATGGGTAAACACCAACCAAAGCCAGCAACCGTTTAAATGGAATACAACCGGAAATACTTATTCGGTAGTTGTGGACATTTATAAAAAATGGGCGCCTTATTTATAA
- a CDS encoding BT_3987 domain-containing protein: MMIKKIPHTVLILSLVGCSLLNNACKDTVDLPDQPIDSYNKVYMPQSVAGTVSRTLNISDTLQVVTYGAAFGGFGYPNTDIPVVFTVNNQLVAEYNTKNNTNYPVLPESMYTLSSTSTVIPKGKLSTTPLSILLKTKGPGSMIPLKSYLLPITMSAQGVAVNPELTTAYFLVKAQPKLSDYPLFDRSQWQIIDISSEEATGEGPNNGRAIFALDNNKSTFWHSRWSNGGAVAPHHITIDMGTIREIHGFYLVARQADGNGKPQEVSVQTSLDNVNWTSAGTINFENKQQEQFQFLTEGFPTARYFKFTIVSAYGASYMQIAELNAF, from the coding sequence ATGATGATTAAAAAAATTCCACATACTGTCCTGATTCTTAGTCTTGTAGGCTGTTCTTTACTTAACAACGCCTGCAAAGACACGGTTGATCTCCCTGATCAGCCCATAGATAGCTATAATAAAGTATATATGCCACAAAGCGTTGCTGGTACTGTAAGCAGAACATTAAACATTTCGGATACCCTTCAGGTAGTAACTTATGGGGCAGCTTTTGGAGGATTTGGTTATCCAAATACAGACATTCCTGTTGTCTTTACAGTTAACAATCAGTTGGTGGCTGAGTATAACACTAAAAATAACACAAACTATCCTGTTCTGCCTGAGAGTATGTACACTCTATCCAGTACAAGTACAGTAATCCCTAAAGGAAAATTATCTACGACCCCCTTAAGCATATTATTAAAGACTAAGGGACCCGGATCAATGATCCCTCTTAAAAGCTACTTGCTGCCGATAACTATGTCCGCCCAGGGAGTTGCTGTAAACCCGGAACTAACTACTGCTTACTTCCTTGTTAAAGCTCAACCCAAGCTGTCTGACTATCCTTTATTCGACCGGTCGCAGTGGCAAATAATTGATATTTCTTCAGAAGAGGCTACAGGAGAGGGCCCTAATAATGGCCGGGCAATATTTGCATTAGATAATAATAAAAGTACGTTTTGGCACTCCAGGTGGTCAAATGGAGGAGCCGTTGCTCCACACCATATAACCATTGATATGGGTACCATCAGAGAAATTCATGGTTTCTACTTAGTAGCGCGTCAGGCTGACGGAAATGGTAAACCACAAGAAGTCTCCGTACAAACCAGTCTTGACAATGTTAACTGGACAAGTGCCGGAACTATAAATTTTGAGAATAAGCAACAGGAGCAATTTCAGTTTTTAACCGAAGGATTCCCTACAGCCCGTTATTTCAAATTTACAATTGTTTCAGCATATGGCGCGTCATACATGCAGATAGCAGAACTGAATGCTTTCTAA
- a CDS encoding glycoside hydrolase family 76 protein — MEISNTRLARLVIIIVLLFSACKKDSKIEEDVPTEPKTEITPVTTKDAHPIADQSIAYYNNAFLTTSGSTQFYKKSISDAEKDYFWCQALEIQMVEDVYLRTKSDSHKTLIKNLLNTFIAQNKDIGGDYKWDWNEFNDDILWAAIAFARGYHITKEEKFLTQAKYSFNRAYDRGWDDALGGGIWWDIRKDDKSGLSNNTAVITACYIYEATGEEVYLAKAQQIYDWIRATLYNSATGAVSETIKANGIIKADANVYNVGAFISAANHLYKLTAIPSYFDDAKRSVDFVKNNKTVGGILTHSTRDGTWQSEFARGVGEFVRDNNLWDLYYPWMKQNADAAWAIRRGDLNIGWNQWTTQTPKDNCSALECVGTVVMQQIMPASKPGIVEGGVYRFTPKLNSAAALNISGTPEENKANILTWDNQPAQKFRVTSIGKGYYKLSPQNATSFFLDISNGGQSDGTTIKASTAGSGKSQNWKLIYDYDGLYKIRSQHAPLSLIKLKDKSAEENIDCVLWKERNDDSELWFPQKDQ; from the coding sequence ATGGAAATATCAAACACCAGGCTTGCCAGGCTTGTAATAATAATTGTTTTGCTGTTCTCTGCCTGCAAAAAAGACAGCAAAATAGAGGAAGATGTTCCTACAGAACCCAAGACAGAGATCACTCCTGTTACAACTAAGGACGCTCACCCTATTGCAGATCAGTCGATTGCATATTATAATAATGCCTTTTTAACAACCTCCGGTTCCACTCAATTTTATAAGAAGTCTATAAGCGACGCAGAAAAAGACTATTTCTGGTGTCAGGCACTGGAAATTCAAATGGTGGAAGATGTATACTTACGCACAAAATCCGATAGTCACAAAACGTTGATAAAAAATCTTCTCAATACATTTATAGCACAGAATAAGGATATAGGGGGTGACTATAAATGGGACTGGAACGAATTTAATGATGATATACTTTGGGCTGCAATTGCCTTCGCCAGAGGATATCACATAACTAAGGAAGAGAAGTTTCTTACCCAGGCTAAGTACTCCTTCAACAGAGCCTATGACAGAGGATGGGACGATGCATTAGGCGGTGGTATCTGGTGGGATATCCGTAAAGATGATAAATCCGGCTTGAGTAATAATACCGCAGTGATCACAGCGTGTTATATTTACGAAGCCACCGGCGAAGAGGTATACCTCGCAAAAGCCCAACAAATTTACGATTGGATCAGGGCGACACTTTATAACTCCGCTACCGGAGCTGTATCAGAAACTATAAAAGCAAATGGTATAATAAAAGCCGATGCAAATGTTTATAATGTGGGTGCATTCATAAGTGCCGCAAATCATTTATATAAGCTTACTGCAATCCCTTCGTACTTCGATGATGCTAAACGCTCTGTGGATTTCGTGAAAAATAATAAAACAGTTGGTGGTATTCTAACACATAGTACCAGAGATGGAACCTGGCAATCAGAATTTGCACGGGGAGTAGGAGAATTTGTTCGGGACAATAACTTGTGGGATCTCTATTATCCCTGGATGAAACAAAATGCGGATGCCGCCTGGGCAATAAGAAGGGGAGATCTTAATATAGGATGGAACCAATGGACGACCCAGACGCCTAAAGACAATTGTTCTGCATTGGAATGTGTTGGTACCGTTGTAATGCAGCAAATAATGCCAGCGTCAAAACCCGGCATAGTAGAAGGCGGAGTATATCGCTTTACTCCAAAACTAAATAGTGCAGCAGCTCTGAATATATCAGGCACTCCGGAGGAAAATAAAGCTAATATATTAACCTGGGATAATCAACCTGCCCAAAAGTTCCGTGTGACATCAATTGGGAAAGGGTATTATAAACTTAGCCCCCAAAATGCCACTTCCTTTTTTCTTGATATCTCTAATGGGGGTCAGTCCGACGGAACAACAATTAAAGCCTCCACTGCGGGTTCCGGTAAGTCACAGAACTGGAAACTTATTTATGACTATGATGGATTGTACAAGATTAGAAGTCAGCATGCGCCCTTGAGTCTGATTAAATTGAAGGATAAAAGCGCGGAGGAAAATATTGACTGTGTTTTATGGAAGGAACGTAATGACGACAGCGAGCTTTGGTTTCCTCAAAAAGATCAATAG